The Sardina pilchardus chromosome 19, fSarPil1.1, whole genome shotgun sequence genome window below encodes:
- the trim55b gene encoding tripartite motif-containing protein 55b encodes MDDLEKQLICPICLEIFSKPVVILPCQHNLCRKCANDVFQASNPYLPTRGGSLTSGGRFRCPSCRHEVVLDRHGVYGLQRNLLVENIIDMYKQQSTSTSSQPAPEMKPDQPMCEVHEEEKINIYCVTCSTPTCSMCKVFGVHKDCEVAPLTSIYQNQKTELTDRIAMMVSGNERIQGVISQLEETCRIIEENSRRQKSQVCEKFDHLYAIMEDRKREMTLQVSAEQEEKLNYIQGLKRKYNEHLEAMSKIVETGIQTMEEPEMAVFLQTARPLLKKIGEASDTSHLEKVERGYENMDHYTANFLKQRKALRSIDFIVEEEEEDEEQEEEEGAGTEEEQAEAGASDSVAPPLPAQSSLKAASS; translated from the exons ATGGACGACCTGGAGAAGCAGCTTATTTGCCCCATTTGTTTGGAGATATTTTCAAAACCAGTGGTGATTCTTCCATGTCAACACAACCTTTGCCGCAAATGTGCTAACGATGTCTTTCAG GCATCCAACCCCTACCTACCCACAAGAGGTGGCTCGCTTACATCGGGAGGCCGTTTCCGTTGCCCATCCTGCAGGCATGAGGTTGTGTTGGACCGACATGGAGTCTATGGCTTGCAGAGGAACCTCCTAGTGGAAAACATCATTGACATGTACAAACAGCAGTCCACCAG CACCAGCAGCCAACCTGCCCCAGAGATGAAACCAGACCAGCCCATGTGCGAGGTTCACGAGGAAGAGAAGATCAACATCTACTGTGTGACGTGCAGCACCCCGACCTGTTCCATGTGCAAAGTGTTTGGGGTGCATAAGGACTGCGAGGTGGCCCCTCTCACCAGCATCTACCAAAATCAGAAG acGGAACTGACAGACAGGATAGCAATGATGGTGAGCGGCAACGAGAGGATCCAGGGTGTCATTAGTCAGCTGGAGGAGACCTGCAGGATCATAGAG GAGAACAGCAGGAGGCAGAAGTCACAGGTGTGCGAGAAGTTTGACCACCTGTATGCCATCATGGAGGACAGGAAGAGGGAAATGACTCTGCAGGTGTCggcggagcaggaggagaagctCAACTACATCCAGGGCCTCAAGCGCAAGTACAACGAACACCTGGAGGCCATGAGCAAGATCGTGGAGACGGGCATTCAGACCATGGAGGAGCCTGAAATGGCTGTGTTCTTGCAG ACAGCAAGACCTCTTTTAAAAAA AATTGGTGAAGCCTCCGACACATCCCATCTGGAGAAAGTGGAGCGAGGTTACGAGAACATGGATCACTACACAGCTAACTTTCTGAAGCAGAGAAAAGCACTGCGTAGCATTGACTTCATTGTCG aggaagaggaagaggatgaggagcaggaggaggaagaaggtgcTGGAACAGAGGAGGAGCAAGCAGAGGCGGGAGCTTCTGACTCGGTAGCCCCGCCCCTACCAGCCCAGAGCAGCCTCAAAGCCGCATCATCCTAG
- the dnajc5b gene encoding dnaJ homolog subfamily C member 5, with the protein MSEQRQRALSTSGEALYQILSLDKNCTHDDIKKSYRKLALKYHPDKNPDNPDAADKFKELNNAHTVLSDVTKRNIYDKYGSLGLYVSQQFGEENVNTYFLLSSWWAKGLFAICGLLTGCYFCCCLCCCFNCCCGKCKPRTPGEEDPECYVSPEDLEEQIRTDNETDGDTPIVHQPTNASEKTQLIGDGHRSYT; encoded by the exons ATGAGTGAACAAAGGCAGCGCGCCCTGTCTACGTCAGGGGAGGCTCTCTACCAGATACTGAGTCTGGACAAGAACTGCACACACGACGACATCAAGAAGTCCTACCG GAAACTTGCTTTAAAATATCATCCTGACAAGAATCCAGACAACCCTGATGCCGCAGACAAGTTTAAAGAGCTGAACAATGCCCACACGGTCCTGTCAGATGTTACCAAGAGAAACATCTACGACAAGTATGGATCCTTGGGTCTCTATGTCTCACAACAATTTGGAGAAGAGAATGTCAACACATACTTCCTGCTATCCAGCTGGTGGGCGAAG GGCCTGTTTGCGATCTGTGGCCTGCTGACGGGCTGCTACttctgctgctgtctgtgctgctgtttcAACTGCTGTTGTGGGAAGTGTAAGCCTCGCACACCAGGGGAGGAGGACCCAGAGTGTTACGTGTCGCCTGAAGACCTGGAGGAGCAGATTCGCACAGACAACGaaacag ATGGTGACACCCCCATTGTGCATCAGCCAACCAATGCCAGTGAGAAGACTCAGTTGATTGGTGACGGGCACAGGAGTTATACCTGA
- the crhb gene encoding corticotropin releasing hormone b: MKLNFLATFVLLVAFPPRHECRAIDSPSQQAPGTEHDPQQQSLPILARVGEEYFIRLGNGNQNSPLSAPNMYSETSPTGFRRALQLQLTQRLLQSRVGNMKRFIANYAQQTDDSMERERRSEEPPISLDLTFHLLREVLEMARAEQLAQQAHSNRKMMELFGK; encoded by the coding sequence ATGAAGCTCAATTTTCTTGCCACCTTCGTCCTCCTCGTTGCCTTTCCGCCCCGACATGAATGTAGAGCGATCGACAGCCCCAGCCAGCAGGCTCCTGGCACAGAGCACGACCCACAGCAGCAGTCCCTTCCCATTTTGGCACGCGTGGGAGAGGAATACTTCATACGACTGGGCAACGGAAATCAGAATTCACCTCTGTCCGCACCAAACATGTATTCCGAAACCTCCCCGACAGGCTTCAGAAGAGCTCTGCAGCTCCAGCTAACACAACGTCTGTTACAAAGCAGAGTTGGTAACATGAAGCGGTTCATCGCCAATTACGCACAACAGACCGACGACTCGATGGAGAGGGAGCGACGGTCGGAGGAGCCTCCTATCTCTCTGGATCTCACCTTCCACCTGCTCCGAGAAGTATTAGAGATGGCAAGAGCTGAACAATTAGCCCAACAAGCGCACAGTAACCGGAAAATGATGGAACTCTTCGGGAAGTAA